Within the Bacteroidota bacterium genome, the region TAATTCTTCACTTTTAGTTATTAGTTTTTAGTTATTAGTTATTATGTCTTATTTTTGAAAAAAAGAAATTGTATGATGGAACCGGGAAAATTTATCAAAGAAGCACTGGTGGTCGGGAACCCCAAATGGGAACAGTCAATAAAAAGGCAGGAAGATATCTACCATAAAACACCTGACATCCGCAGCGAGTTCTCTCGCGACTACAACCGAATCCTGCACTGCAAAGCATACCGCCGCCTGAAACATAAAACTCAGGTGTTCTACGCCACCACGAACGACCATATCTGCACCCGCATTGAGCACGTGAACCATGTAGCATCGGTGAGTTATTCCATAGCAAATTATCTCGGACTGAATACCGAACTCACCTCCGCCATCGCGCTCGGACACGACCTCGGACACGCGCCCTTCGGACATGTGGGCGAACACCACCTTTCGAAAATCGCGAAAGAAGAAATCGGAGAAACCTTCTGGCACGAAGAAAACAGCCTCTTTCTGGTCGACATGCTGGAAACACTTCCCAACCTCAGCGGCAAAGAGAATAATATGAATCTTACCTACGCAGTGCGCGACGGCATCATCTCGCACTGCGGCGAAGTGAATGAGAACGCTGTCTTTCCGCGCGCTGAAGCCATCGACCTCCGCGACATAGAACGGCCCAACCAGTATTCTCCATATTCCTGGGAAGCATGCATCGTGAAAATTGCCGATAAAATATCCTACCTCGGCCGCGATATTGAAGACGCCATCTCACTGAAGATTCTCAGCCGCGAACAGCTTTCGGAACTCGAAACCATTGCAGAGCATATTAAAAAAGTTCC harbors:
- a CDS encoding HD domain-containing protein — its product is MMEPGKFIKEALVVGNPKWEQSIKRQEDIYHKTPDIRSEFSRDYNRILHCKAYRRLKHKTQVFYATTNDHICTRIEHVNHVASVSYSIANYLGLNTELTSAIALGHDLGHAPFGHVGEHHLSKIAKEEIGETFWHEENSLFLVDMLETLPNLSGKENNMNLTYAVRDGIISHCGEVNENAVFPRAEAIDLRDIERPNQYSPYSWEACIVKIADKISYLGRDIEDAISLKILSREQLSELETIAEHIKKVPVDQINNTVLMHDFINNLCEMSSPGNGILFSDRYLELINKVKAFNYKNIYLHKRMSYYNEYASLIISSIYKVLSGMYVKGGMEAELKRYESIYPSLAGAFSYWLMKYSNLNLEERAGTKFANALIYDIRDEKQYRKAVIHYISSMTDHFAVKLFGELTRF